A single Cyclopterus lumpus isolate fCycLum1 chromosome 1, fCycLum1.pri, whole genome shotgun sequence DNA region contains:
- the pane1 gene encoding centromere protein M isoform X1 — protein sequence MSLLKPFSKLPGLNSANILLVESKEEFQQSLADALVQETAFTVNVRLAKSLPLPMENEESRPRIDLVAFIIDLTSELSFQSTEASLKCLDPGYFLGKVCFMVTNARNAAAPIERLDAVRKLAASLHCPLLFTEDQRCVMFSPLQTPDGVTNATERLLTILKVAAGLVPMATALYLSNLTRSTVSPDIDQPSFD from the exons ATGTCGCTGCTGAAGCCGTTCAGCAAGCTGCCGGGTTTGAACTCGGCGAACATCTTG CTGGTGGAGAGCAAGGAGGAGTTTCAGCAGAGTTTGGCCGACGCTCTGGTGCAGGAGACGGCGTTCACTGTCAATGT GAGACTGGCCAAGAGTCTGCCTCTGCCAATGGAGAACGAGGAGAGCCGTCCGAGGATAGACCTTGTGGCGTTCATCATCGACCTGACCTCCGAGCTCAG TTTCCAGTCGACAGAAGCTTCCCTGAAATGTTTGGACCCTGGATATTTCCTTGGAAAAGTCTGCTTCATGGTCACTAATG CTCGTAATGCTGCAGCCCCCATCGAGCGCCTGGATGCTGTCAGAAAGCTGGCTGCGTCGCTGCACTGCCCCCTGCTGTTCACGGAGGATCAG CGTTGTGTGATGTTCTCCCCCCTCCAGACACCAGACGGTGTGACCAACGCCACGGAGAGGCTGCTGACCATCCTGAAGGTTGCAGCCGGCCTTGTTCCCATGGCTACCGCTCTCTACCTGTCCAACCTGACCCGCAGCACCGTGTCCCCGGATATCGACCAGCCGAGCTTCGATTAG
- the pane1 gene encoding centromere protein M isoform X2 produces the protein MSLLKPFSKLPGLNSANILLVESKEEFQQSLADALVQETAFTVNVRLAKSLPLPMENEESRPRIDLVAFIIDLTSELSFQSTEASLKCLDPGYFLGKVCFMVTNARNAAAPIERLDAVRKLAASLHCPLLFTEDQTPDGVTNATERLLTILKVAAGLVPMATALYLSNLTRSTVSPDIDQPSFD, from the exons ATGTCGCTGCTGAAGCCGTTCAGCAAGCTGCCGGGTTTGAACTCGGCGAACATCTTG CTGGTGGAGAGCAAGGAGGAGTTTCAGCAGAGTTTGGCCGACGCTCTGGTGCAGGAGACGGCGTTCACTGTCAATGT GAGACTGGCCAAGAGTCTGCCTCTGCCAATGGAGAACGAGGAGAGCCGTCCGAGGATAGACCTTGTGGCGTTCATCATCGACCTGACCTCCGAGCTCAG TTTCCAGTCGACAGAAGCTTCCCTGAAATGTTTGGACCCTGGATATTTCCTTGGAAAAGTCTGCTTCATGGTCACTAATG CTCGTAATGCTGCAGCCCCCATCGAGCGCCTGGATGCTGTCAGAAAGCTGGCTGCGTCGCTGCACTGCCCCCTGCTGTTCACGGAGGATCAG ACACCAGACGGTGTGACCAACGCCACGGAGAGGCTGCTGACCATCCTGAAGGTTGCAGCCGGCCTTGTTCCCATGGCTACCGCTCTCTACCTGTCCAACCTGACCCGCAGCACCGTGTCCCCGGATATCGACCAGCCGAGCTTCGATTAG